The following proteins are encoded in a genomic region of Streptomyces sp. NBC_01723:
- a CDS encoding family 2B encapsulin nanocompartment shell protein, whose protein sequence is MSVGEEVRSEQTRPQQSLGTAAARNLATTTKSVPQMQEISSRWLLRSLPWVDIQGGTYRVNRRLTFAVGDGRVTFVKTGDRVEVVPAELGELPALRSYEDDEVLSELAQRCEQREFGPGEVIASFGGRVDEVYLLAHGKVEKIGTGPYGDDAVLGVLADGAYFGDQALLDGDAIWEYTARAVTACTVLVLPRHEVDQVAERAESLSAHLEEQRSLPEQNTNKHGEKAIDLSAGHSGEPDIPHTFVDYEARPREYELSVAQTVLRIHSRVADLYNQPMNQTEQQIRLTVEALKERQEHELVNNREFGLLHNCEYDQRIQPHDGVPGPDDLDELLSRRRGTKLLLAHPRAIAAIGRELNRRGLVPETIDVAGNRIPTWRGVPIYPCNKIPVTEARTTSIIAMRTGEQEQGVIGLRATGIPDEIEPSVSVRFMGINEQAIIKYLVTAYHSAAVLVPDALGVLENVEIGRWQ, encoded by the coding sequence ATGTCGGTAGGCGAAGAGGTCCGCAGCGAGCAGACCAGGCCGCAGCAGAGCCTCGGCACGGCGGCCGCGCGGAACCTGGCCACCACGACCAAGTCCGTTCCTCAGATGCAGGAGATCAGCTCACGCTGGCTGCTGCGCTCGCTTCCCTGGGTGGACATCCAGGGCGGCACGTACCGGGTGAACCGGCGTCTGACCTTCGCCGTCGGCGACGGCCGCGTGACGTTCGTGAAGACCGGCGACCGCGTCGAGGTCGTCCCCGCGGAGCTGGGCGAGCTGCCGGCGCTGCGGTCGTACGAGGACGACGAGGTCCTGTCGGAGCTCGCACAGCGCTGCGAGCAGCGGGAGTTCGGCCCCGGCGAGGTCATCGCCTCGTTCGGCGGCCGGGTCGACGAGGTGTACCTGCTCGCGCACGGCAAGGTGGAGAAGATCGGCACCGGTCCCTACGGTGACGACGCGGTGCTCGGTGTCCTCGCCGACGGCGCCTACTTCGGCGACCAGGCGCTGCTCGACGGGGACGCCATCTGGGAGTACACGGCCCGCGCGGTCACCGCCTGCACCGTGCTCGTGCTGCCCCGCCACGAGGTGGACCAGGTCGCGGAGCGCGCGGAGTCCCTGAGCGCGCACCTGGAGGAGCAGCGCTCGCTCCCGGAGCAGAACACCAACAAGCACGGCGAGAAGGCGATCGACCTCTCCGCCGGTCACAGCGGCGAGCCGGACATCCCGCACACCTTCGTCGACTACGAGGCCCGGCCGCGTGAGTATGAACTGAGCGTCGCCCAGACCGTGCTGCGCATCCACTCGCGCGTGGCCGACCTCTACAACCAGCCGATGAACCAGACCGAGCAGCAGATCCGGCTGACGGTCGAGGCGCTGAAGGAGCGCCAGGAGCACGAGCTGGTCAACAACCGCGAGTTCGGCCTGCTGCACAACTGCGAGTACGACCAGCGGATCCAGCCGCACGACGGCGTGCCGGGGCCGGACGACCTGGACGAGCTGCTGAGCCGCCGCAGGGGCACCAAGCTGCTGCTCGCCCACCCCCGTGCGATCGCCGCGATCGGCCGGGAGCTCAACCGGCGCGGACTGGTCCCCGAGACGATCGACGTCGCCGGCAACCGCATCCCGACCTGGCGCGGGGTGCCGATCTACCCGTGCAACAAGATCCCGGTCACCGAGGCCCGTACGACCTCGATCATCGCGATGCGTACCGGCGAGCAGGAGCAGGGCGTCATCGGGCTGCGGGCCACCGGCATCCCCGACGAGATCGAGCCGAGTGTGTCGGTGCGCTTCATGGGCATCAATGAGCAGGCCATCATCAAGTACCTGGTCACGGCCTACCACTCGGCCGCGGTCCTGGTGCCGGACGCGCTGGGCGTCCTGGAAAACGTCGAGATCGGCCGCTGGCAGTGA
- a CDS encoding family 2 encapsulin nanocompartment cargo protein polyprenyl transferase, with protein sequence MTETGCGATATRGPTGAPERQGAIGTQRADEPGTPVGGPGPPVSEGQEAAALLSESRASVDPELRSAIAALPPMMRRVALYHFGWQHADGTPAEGNAGKAIRPALVLTAAAALGGPTARAAAVRAAAAVELIHNFTLLHDDVMDRDTTRRHRPTAWTVFGDADAILTGDAVQALGLRLLAADPHPASAAAAIRLSDCVMELCEGQHTDTAMERRAPYEVTLDETVAMAEAKTGALLGCACALGGLYAGAAEEDVEALDAFGRQAGLAFQLIDDVIGIWGDPRHTGKPAGADLAVRKKSLPVVAALTSGTPAAAELAALYAAPYDKDKEDLERTALAVERAGGRDWAQAQAADRMARAMQELARAVPDPESAGGLLALAEFVTRRTT encoded by the coding sequence ATGACGGAGACCGGGTGCGGCGCCACCGCGACCCGCGGTCCCACCGGAGCGCCGGAGAGGCAGGGGGCCATCGGCACACAGCGCGCGGACGAGCCGGGCACCCCGGTCGGCGGACCCGGGCCGCCGGTGTCCGAGGGGCAGGAGGCGGCGGCGCTCCTGAGCGAGTCCCGGGCGTCGGTCGACCCCGAACTCCGTTCCGCCATCGCCGCACTGCCCCCGATGATGCGCCGCGTCGCGCTCTATCACTTCGGCTGGCAGCACGCGGACGGCACGCCCGCGGAGGGCAACGCGGGCAAGGCGATCCGTCCCGCACTCGTCCTCACCGCGGCCGCCGCGCTCGGCGGGCCCACGGCCCGTGCTGCGGCGGTGCGGGCCGCCGCCGCGGTGGAGTTGATCCACAACTTCACACTGCTGCACGACGACGTGATGGACCGGGACACCACCCGGCGCCACCGGCCCACCGCCTGGACCGTGTTCGGCGACGCCGACGCGATCCTCACGGGGGACGCCGTTCAGGCGCTCGGCCTGCGGTTGCTCGCCGCGGACCCGCATCCGGCGTCCGCGGCGGCGGCCATCCGGCTGTCCGACTGCGTCATGGAACTGTGCGAGGGCCAGCACACGGACACGGCGATGGAACGGCGCGCGCCCTACGAGGTCACCCTCGACGAGACGGTCGCCATGGCCGAGGCCAAGACGGGCGCCCTGCTGGGATGCGCCTGCGCGCTCGGCGGGCTGTACGCCGGTGCCGCCGAGGAGGACGTCGAGGCGCTGGACGCCTTCGGCCGGCAGGCCGGGCTGGCCTTCCAGCTCATCGACGACGTCATCGGCATATGGGGCGACCCGCGCCACACCGGCAAGCCGGCCGGCGCGGACCTGGCCGTCCGCAAGAAGTCGCTGCCGGTGGTCGCCGCCCTCACCTCCGGCACCCCGGCCGCCGCCGAACTCGCCGCGCTGTACGCGGCACCGTACGACAAGGACAAGGAGGACCTGGAGCGCACCGCCCTGGCCGTGGAGCGGGCAGGCGGCCGGGACTGGGCGCAGGCCCAGGCGGCCGACCGGATGGCACGGGCGATGCAGGAACTGGCCCGTGCCGTGCCGGACCCGGAGTCGGCGGGCGGACTGCTCGCACTGGCCGAGTTCGTGACCCGGCGCACCACCTGA
- a CDS encoding GNAT family N-acetyltransferase, protein MSVVIRTAGADDRERVVRLLDEAFQDDPVSSWVFPGAEYRRLTHHRLMAAFADAVLADGRIDLTDDGAACALWLPVPAHEPAGDQQAAEGPVEDVPALVREAVDPDNERVELIARLTEGIHPTGRAHEYLWMIGVAPGRQGEGLGTALMESVLDRCDSERTPAYLEASSARGRALYERLGFEFTGQALQLPDGPLMWPMWREPRNE, encoded by the coding sequence ATGAGCGTGGTGATCCGGACGGCGGGGGCGGACGACCGGGAGCGGGTCGTCCGGCTCCTGGACGAGGCCTTCCAGGACGACCCGGTCAGCAGCTGGGTCTTTCCCGGCGCGGAGTACCGCCGGCTGACCCATCACCGGCTCATGGCGGCCTTCGCCGACGCCGTGCTGGCCGACGGGCGCATCGATCTCACCGACGACGGCGCGGCCTGCGCGCTGTGGCTGCCCGTACCCGCGCACGAACCGGCCGGGGACCAACAGGCCGCCGAAGGGCCCGTCGAGGACGTCCCCGCCCTGGTGCGCGAGGCCGTCGACCCGGACAACGAGCGCGTCGAGCTGATAGCCCGGCTCACCGAGGGCATCCACCCCACCGGCCGGGCCCACGAGTACCTGTGGATGATCGGCGTGGCCCCCGGGCGGCAGGGCGAGGGTCTGGGCACCGCGCTGATGGAGTCGGTGCTCGACCGCTGCGACAGCGAGAGGACGCCCGCCTACCTGGAGGCGAGCAGCGCCCGCGGCCGGGCGCTGTACGAGCGCCTGGGCTTCGAGTTCACCGGACAGGCCCTCCAACTGCCCGACGGTCCCCTGATGTGGCCGATGTGGCGCGAGCCGCGGAACGAATAA
- a CDS encoding dihydrofolate reductase family protein: protein MRKLTYFIACSIDGFIGGPDGDASFMYPFVDEEFFAFLKAEYPETVSSLGRRLRGIEDLPNKRFDTVIQGRGSYDVALKEGITSPYAHMREIVASRTLTESPDPNVEIVSTDLVGRVRELKAEERDFGIYLCGGAAVAGELVDEIDELVIKTYPVVLGTGMPMFASGFEVSEFVTGSVRTFGNGVVVRTYDRKR, encoded by the coding sequence TTGCGCAAGCTCACGTATTTCATCGCCTGTTCGATCGACGGCTTCATCGGCGGCCCGGACGGCGACGCGTCGTTCATGTACCCGTTCGTGGACGAGGAGTTCTTCGCGTTCCTGAAGGCGGAGTACCCGGAGACGGTGTCGAGCCTCGGCCGACGGCTGCGCGGTATCGAGGACCTGCCGAACAAGCGGTTCGACACGGTGATCCAGGGCCGGGGCAGCTACGACGTGGCGCTGAAGGAGGGCATCACCAGCCCCTACGCACACATGCGCGAGATCGTCGCCTCGCGCACCCTCACGGAGTCGCCCGACCCCAACGTCGAGATCGTCTCGACGGACCTGGTCGGCAGGGTCCGCGAACTGAAGGCGGAGGAGCGTGACTTCGGCATCTACCTGTGCGGCGGGGCGGCCGTCGCCGGGGAGCTGGTCGACGAGATCGACGAGCTGGTCATCAAGACGTACCCGGTGGTGCTGGGCACCGGCATGCCGATGTTCGCCTCGGGCTTCGAGGTCTCGGAGTTCGTGACGGGGTCGGTGCGCACCTTCGGCAACGGCGTCGTGGTGCGGACCTATGACCGGAAGCGCTGA
- the sodN gene encoding superoxide dismutase, Ni: MLSRLFAPKVTVSAHCDLPCGVYDPAQARIEAESVKAVQEKMAGNDDPHFQARATVIKEQRAELAKHHVSVLWSDYFKPPHFEKYPELHQLVNDTLKALSAAKGSTDPATGQKALDYIAQIDKIFWETKKA; this comes from the coding sequence ATGCTTTCCCGCCTGTTTGCCCCCAAGGTCACGGTCAGCGCCCACTGCGACCTGCCCTGCGGCGTGTACGACCCGGCCCAGGCCCGCATCGAGGCGGAGTCGGTGAAGGCCGTCCAGGAGAAGATGGCCGGTAACGACGACCCGCACTTCCAGGCCCGCGCCACGGTCATCAAGGAGCAGCGCGCCGAGCTCGCGAAGCACCACGTGTCCGTGCTGTGGAGCGACTACTTCAAGCCCCCGCACTTCGAGAAGTACCCGGAGCTGCACCAGCTGGTCAACGACACCCTGAAGGCCCTCTCGGCCGCCAAGGGCTCGACCGACCCGGCGACCGGCCAGAAGGCCCTGGACTACATCGCCCAGATCGACAAGATCTTCTGGGAGACCAAGAAGGCCTGA
- the sodX gene encoding nickel-type superoxide dismutase maturation protease, with the protein MPERPSQETERARGALPFGPAEVTGPSMVPTLHHGDVLLVHWGARVRPGDVVVLRHPFQQDLLVVKRAVERRGTGWWVLGDNAFAGGDSTDYGVVPEDLVLGRVRLRYRPPRPGRRSPFAVTRWALSALRPVPASRSASRRLRAR; encoded by the coding sequence ATGCCGGAGCGGCCGTCGCAGGAGACCGAGCGCGCGAGAGGCGCGCTGCCCTTCGGGCCGGCCGAGGTGACCGGGCCGTCGATGGTGCCCACGTTGCACCACGGTGACGTGCTGCTCGTGCACTGGGGTGCGCGGGTCCGGCCGGGTGACGTGGTCGTGCTGCGGCATCCCTTCCAGCAGGACCTGCTGGTGGTCAAGCGGGCCGTCGAGCGGCGCGGGACCGGCTGGTGGGTGCTCGGGGACAACGCCTTCGCCGGCGGTGACAGCACCGACTACGGGGTCGTCCCCGAGGACCTGGTGCTCGGCAGGGTGCGCCTGCGCTACCGGCCGCCGCGGCCGGGTCGGCGCTCCCCGTTCGCCGTGACCCGCTGGGCGCTGTCCGCGCTCAGGCCGGTGCCGGCCTCCCGGTCCGCCTCCAGACGCTTGCGGGCGCGGTAG
- a CDS encoding CGNR zinc finger domain-containing protein, with product MELAYYSDYAVRLVNTEEPSRGQDSLTSVEAVRELFGANQSAARRAADSDVTRFRSVRARLRAVFEAADAGDETLAVDLLNSLLLEFPVSPQISGHDHRDDDDRPLWHMHLADHPSNATAGFAAIAAMGLAFHLTEYGVDRLGLCEASPCRNAYLDTSTNRSRRYCSDRCATRANVAAYRARKRLEADREAGTGLSADSAQRVTANGERRPGRGGR from the coding sequence GTGGAACTGGCCTATTACTCGGATTACGCCGTACGTCTCGTCAACACCGAGGAACCGTCCCGCGGACAGGACTCCCTGACCTCGGTCGAGGCCGTCCGCGAACTGTTCGGTGCCAACCAGTCGGCGGCCCGGCGGGCGGCCGACTCGGACGTGACCCGCTTCCGCTCGGTCCGGGCACGGCTGCGGGCGGTGTTCGAGGCGGCCGACGCCGGCGACGAGACCCTCGCCGTCGACCTGCTGAACTCCCTGCTCCTGGAGTTCCCGGTGAGCCCGCAGATCTCCGGCCACGACCACCGCGACGACGACGACCGCCCGCTGTGGCACATGCACCTGGCGGACCACCCGTCCAACGCCACCGCCGGTTTCGCCGCCATCGCGGCGATGGGCCTCGCCTTCCACCTCACCGAGTACGGAGTGGACCGCCTGGGCCTGTGCGAGGCGTCCCCCTGCCGCAACGCCTACCTGGACACCTCCACCAACCGCTCCCGGCGCTACTGCTCCGACCGCTGCGCCACCCGCGCCAACGTGGCGGCCTACCGCGCCCGCAAGCGTCTGGAGGCGGACCGGGAGGCCGGCACCGGCCTGAGCGCGGACAGCGCCCAGCGGGTCACGGCGAACGGGGAGCGCCGACCCGGCCGCGGCGGCCGGTAG
- a CDS encoding class I SAM-dependent methyltransferase, translating into MTDADTTNTTDATTAGADWRAWQESWDRQQEWYMPDREDRFRIMLDMVEALVGTAPRVLDLACGTGTITARLLARFPGATSTGVDLDPALLAIAEGTFAGDDRVSFVTADLKDPDWPAKLPHDSYDAVLTATALHWLHAEPLADLYGRVAGLVRDGGVFMNADHMIDDTTPRINAAERAQRHAQMDAAKSGGALDWAEWWQLAAKDPVLAEPTARRFEIYGEHADGEMPSAAWHARVLREKGFGEARPVWCSPSDTLLLAVK; encoded by the coding sequence ATGACGGACGCCGACACCACGAACACCACCGACGCCACCACGGCCGGCGCCGACTGGCGGGCCTGGCAGGAGAGCTGGGACCGGCAGCAGGAGTGGTACATGCCGGACCGGGAGGACCGCTTCCGGATCATGCTCGACATGGTCGAGGCGCTCGTCGGCACCGCGCCGCGCGTACTGGACCTCGCCTGCGGCACCGGCACCATCACCGCCCGGCTGCTCGCCCGCTTCCCCGGGGCCACCAGCACCGGCGTGGACCTCGACCCCGCGCTGCTCGCGATCGCCGAGGGCACCTTCGCCGGCGACGACCGGGTCTCCTTCGTCACCGCCGACCTCAAGGACCCCGACTGGCCGGCGAAGCTGCCGCACGACTCGTACGACGCCGTCCTGACCGCCACGGCCCTGCACTGGCTCCACGCCGAACCCCTCGCGGATCTCTACGGCCGGGTCGCGGGCCTGGTCCGCGACGGTGGTGTCTTCATGAACGCGGACCACATGATCGACGACACGACGCCCCGGATCAACGCGGCCGAGCGGGCGCAGCGGCACGCGCAGATGGACGCGGCCAAGAGCGGGGGCGCGCTCGACTGGGCCGAGTGGTGGCAGCTCGCCGCCAAGGACCCGGTCCTCGCCGAACCGACCGCCCGCCGCTTCGAGATCTACGGCGAGCACGCCGACGGCGAGATGCCCTCGGCGGCCTGGCACGCGCGCGTCCTGCGCGAGAAGGGCTTCGGCGAGGCGCGGCCGGTGTGGTGCTCGCCGTCGGACACGCTGCTGCTCGCGGTGAAGTGA
- a CDS encoding amino acid ABC transporter ATP-binding protein, which produces MTAMVKAEGVHKSFGAIEVLKGIDLEVKSGEVFCLIGPSGSGKSTFLRCINHLEKINAGRLYVDGELVGYRQKGDKLYELKDSEVAVKRRDIGMVFQRFNLFPHMTALENVMEAPVQVKGASRAQARERAGALLERVGLSDRAGNYPSQLSGGQQQRVAIARALAMDPKLMLFDEPTSALDPELVGDVLDVMRDLAESGMTMVVVTHEMGFAREVGDSLVFMDDGVVVESGNPRDVLTDPQHERTKAFLSKVL; this is translated from the coding sequence ATGACCGCCATGGTCAAGGCCGAGGGCGTCCACAAGTCCTTCGGCGCCATCGAGGTCCTCAAGGGCATCGACCTGGAGGTGAAGTCGGGTGAGGTGTTCTGCCTGATCGGCCCCTCCGGCTCCGGCAAGTCCACCTTCCTGCGGTGCATCAACCACCTGGAGAAGATCAACGCCGGACGGCTCTACGTCGACGGCGAGCTGGTCGGCTACCGCCAGAAGGGCGACAAGCTCTACGAGCTGAAGGACAGCGAGGTCGCCGTCAAGCGCCGGGACATCGGCATGGTCTTCCAGCGCTTCAACCTGTTCCCGCACATGACGGCGTTGGAGAACGTCATGGAGGCGCCGGTCCAGGTCAAGGGCGCGAGCAGGGCGCAGGCCAGGGAGCGCGCGGGCGCCCTGCTGGAGCGGGTGGGCCTGTCCGACCGGGCCGGCAACTACCCCTCGCAGCTCTCCGGCGGCCAGCAGCAGCGGGTCGCGATCGCCCGGGCCCTCGCGATGGACCCCAAGCTGATGCTGTTCGACGAGCCGACCTCGGCCCTGGACCCGGAGCTGGTCGGCGACGTCCTCGACGTCATGCGCGACCTGGCCGAGTCCGGTATGACGATGGTCGTCGTCACCCACGAGATGGGCTTCGCCCGCGAGGTGGGCGACAGCCTGGTCTTCATGGACGACGGCGTGGTGGTCGAGTCGGGCAACCCGCGCGACGTCCTGACCGATCCGCAGCACGAGCGGACGAAGGCGTTCCTGTCCAAGGTCCTCTGA
- a CDS encoding amino acid ABC transporter permease yields MTVDIDKTGSGPADTPPAGPEAIRAIPVRHYGRYVTAVVAIALLAAVVYAFSQGKINWGAIPDYFFDDRILSGMGKTLLITVLAMLIGIVGGIMLAVMRLSKNPVTSSIAWFYIWFFRGTPVLVQLVVWFNLGLVFEYINLGPFYRDEWSDFMTPFLTALLGLGLNEAAYMAEICRAGLLAVDEGQTEAAHALGMSHTKTLRRIVVPQAMRVIVPPTGNEVINMLKTTSLVSVVQYSELFRVAQDIGQTSGAPAEMLFLAAAWYLLLTSVFSVGQYYLERHYARGSSRSLPPTPMQKIRANLFSLSNRSSTTGGAA; encoded by the coding sequence GTGACTGTTGACATTGACAAGACGGGCTCCGGCCCGGCGGACACCCCGCCGGCCGGCCCGGAGGCCATCAGGGCCATCCCGGTCCGGCACTACGGCCGCTACGTCACCGCGGTCGTCGCGATCGCGCTGCTGGCCGCGGTCGTGTACGCGTTCTCCCAGGGCAAGATCAACTGGGGTGCGATCCCGGACTACTTCTTCGACGACCGGATCCTGTCCGGCATGGGCAAGACCCTGCTGATCACCGTCCTGGCCATGCTCATAGGCATCGTCGGCGGCATCATGCTCGCGGTGATGCGGCTGTCGAAGAACCCGGTGACCTCGTCCATCGCGTGGTTCTACATCTGGTTCTTCCGTGGCACCCCGGTCCTGGTGCAGCTCGTCGTCTGGTTCAACCTGGGCCTGGTCTTCGAGTACATCAACCTCGGCCCGTTCTACCGCGACGAGTGGTCCGACTTCATGACGCCGTTCCTGACGGCTCTGCTCGGCCTCGGCCTCAACGAGGCCGCGTACATGGCGGAGATCTGCCGCGCCGGTCTGCTCGCGGTCGACGAGGGCCAGACCGAGGCGGCCCACGCGCTCGGCATGAGCCACACCAAGACGCTGCGCCGGATCGTGGTCCCGCAGGCGATGCGCGTGATCGTGCCGCCGACGGGCAACGAGGTCATCAACATGCTGAAGACGACCTCGCTGGTGTCGGTCGTCCAGTACTCCGAGTTGTTCAGAGTGGCCCAGGACATCGGCCAGACCTCGGGCGCACCCGCCGAGATGCTGTTCCTGGCGGCGGCCTGGTACCTGCTGCTGACCTCGGTCTTCAGCGTCGGCCAGTACTACCTGGAGCGGCACTACGCCCGCGGCTCCAGCCGCAGCCTGCCGCCGACGCCGATGCAGAAGATCAGGGCGAACCTGTTCTCCCTGTCGAACCGCTCCAGCACGACGGGAGGTGCCGCATGA
- a CDS encoding ABC transporter substrate-binding protein: MTASSTRRTTAAHSRLAAVGAIAVAGALLLTGCGDQTENSDSGSDNQSSSGAPLADKLPQSIRDKGTVKVGSDIAYAPVEFKDDSGKTVGIDPDLADALGKQLGVKFEFENGTFDTLITGLRSKRYDIAMSAMTDTKDRQEGIDSDTGKKVGQGVDFVDYFTAGVSIYTKKGDDQGIKTWSDLCGKKLVLQRGTVSEDLAKAENEKCPAGKKISMEAFDNDQQAQTRLRAGGADAGSSDFPVAAYAVKTSGGGKDFEMVGEQVEAAPYGIAVAKESTQLRDALKAALDAVIANGEYKKIMDKWGVAEGAVTEATINGGK, encoded by the coding sequence ATGACCGCAAGCTCCACCCGTCGTACGACCGCCGCGCACTCCCGGCTAGCAGCGGTCGGTGCGATCGCGGTCGCAGGCGCGCTGCTCCTCACCGGATGCGGCGACCAGACCGAGAACAGCGACTCCGGCAGCGACAACCAGTCCTCGAGCGGTGCTCCGCTGGCCGACAAGCTGCCGCAGTCGATCCGCGACAAGGGCACCGTCAAGGTCGGCTCCGACATCGCCTACGCGCCCGTCGAGTTCAAGGACGACTCCGGCAAGACGGTCGGTATCGACCCCGACCTCGCGGATGCCCTGGGCAAGCAGCTCGGCGTGAAGTTCGAGTTCGAGAACGGCACCTTCGACACCCTGATCACGGGTCTGCGCTCCAAGCGGTACGACATCGCCATGTCCGCGATGACCGACACCAAGGACCGCCAGGAGGGCATCGACTCGGACACCGGAAAGAAGGTCGGCCAGGGCGTCGACTTCGTCGACTACTTCACCGCCGGCGTCTCGATCTACACCAAGAAGGGCGACGACCAGGGCATCAAGACCTGGTCCGACCTGTGCGGCAAAAAGCTCGTGCTCCAGCGCGGCACGGTCTCCGAGGACCTGGCCAAGGCCGAGAACGAGAAGTGTCCGGCCGGCAAGAAGATCTCCATGGAGGCCTTCGACAACGACCAGCAGGCCCAGACCCGCCTGCGCGCGGGCGGCGCCGACGCCGGCTCCTCCGACTTCCCGGTGGCGGCCTACGCGGTGAAGACCTCCGGTGGCGGCAAGGACTTCGAGATGGTCGGCGAGCAGGTCGAGGCCGCGCCGTACGGCATCGCGGTCGCCAAGGAAAGCACGCAGCTGCGCGACGCCCTGAAGGCGGCGCTGGACGCGGTGATCGCCAACGGCGAGTACAAGAAGATCATGGACAAGTGGGGCGTGGCGGAAGGCGCCGTCACGGAGGCCACCATCAACGGCGGCAAGTGA
- a CDS encoding NAD(P)-dependent malic enzyme encodes MAAEIVNPRSDNGAGAEQGAGAEPLDSFDPAFALHRGGKMAVQATVPVRDKEDLSLAYTPGVAKVCSAIAEQPDLVHDYTWKSSVVAVVTDGTAVLGLGDIGPEASLPVMEGKAILFKQFGGVDAVPIALNCTDADDIVETVVRLAPSFGGVNLEDISAPRCFEIERRLQERLDIPVFHDDQHGTAVVTLAALRNAARLSGRTLGELRAVISGAGAAGVAIAKMLVEAGIGDVALADRKGIISAGRADLTPVKQEVASFTNKAGLSGSLEDALAGADVFIGVSGGTVAEEAVASMAKGAFVFAMANPNPEVHPEVAHKYAAVVATGRSDFPNQINNVLAFPGIFAGALQVRASRITEGMKLAAAEALASVVGEDLAADYVIPSPFDERVAPAVTAAVAAAARAEGVARR; translated from the coding sequence GTGGCAGCGGAGATCGTCAATCCTCGCAGCGACAACGGAGCCGGTGCGGAGCAGGGGGCGGGCGCTGAGCCGCTCGACTCCTTCGACCCCGCGTTCGCGCTGCACCGCGGCGGCAAGATGGCCGTGCAGGCCACCGTGCCGGTCCGTGACAAGGAAGACCTGTCCCTGGCGTACACGCCCGGCGTCGCGAAAGTGTGCAGCGCGATCGCCGAGCAGCCCGACCTCGTCCACGACTACACCTGGAAGTCCTCGGTCGTCGCGGTCGTGACGGACGGCACGGCGGTGCTGGGACTCGGGGACATCGGGCCCGAGGCGTCCCTCCCGGTGATGGAGGGGAAGGCGATCCTCTTCAAGCAGTTCGGCGGGGTGGACGCGGTCCCGATCGCCCTGAACTGCACGGACGCCGACGACATCGTCGAGACCGTGGTCCGCCTCGCGCCCTCGTTCGGCGGCGTCAATCTGGAGGACATCTCGGCGCCGCGCTGCTTCGAGATCGAGCGCAGGCTCCAGGAGCGGCTGGACATCCCGGTCTTCCACGACGACCAGCACGGCACGGCGGTCGTGACGCTGGCGGCGCTGCGCAACGCGGCGCGGCTGAGCGGGCGGACGCTGGGTGAGCTGCGCGCGGTGATCTCGGGCGCGGGCGCGGCCGGTGTCGCCATCGCCAAGATGCTGGTGGAGGCCGGTATCGGGGACGTCGCGCTGGCCGACCGCAAGGGCATCATCTCGGCGGGCCGGGCGGACCTCACGCCGGTCAAGCAGGAGGTGGCCTCCTTCACCAACAAGGCGGGGCTGTCCGGCTCGCTGGAGGACGCGCTCGCGGGCGCCGACGTCTTCATCGGCGTCTCCGGCGGCACGGTGGCCGAGGAGGCGGTGGCCTCGATGGCGAAGGGTGCCTTCGTCTTCGCGATGGCCAACCCGAACCCCGAGGTGCACCCGGAGGTCGCCCACAAGTACGCGGCGGTCGTCGCCACGGGGCGCTCGGACTTCCCGAACCAGATCAACAACGTGCTGGCGTTCCCGGGCATCTTCGCGGGCGCGCTCCAGGTGCGGGCGTCGCGGATCACCGAGGGCATGAAGCTCGCGGCGGCCGAGGCGCTGGCCTCCGTGGTGGGCGAGGACCTCGCCGCGGACTACGTCATCCCGTCCCCGTTCGACGAGCGGGTCGCCCCGGCCGTCACGGCGGCGGTGGCGGCCGCGGCCCGTGCGGAGGGTGTGGCGCGCCGGTGA